The Faecalibacter sp. LW9 genome has a segment encoding these proteins:
- the fbaA gene encoding class II fructose-bisphosphate aldolase, giving the protein MSRKFPAGVATGALVQEIIKDAKANQYALPACNVTGSSSINAAMEAAVEVNSPVIIQFSNGGAIYNAGKGLKAEGQTTAIKGAIAGAKHIHELAEAYGATVILHTDHCAKKLLPWIDGIMDANEDFYNKTGKTLYSSHMLDLSEEPLEENVETCKRYLERMSKIGMTLEMELGITGGEEDGVDNSNVDNSLLYTQPEEVAYVYENLKSVSDNFWIAAAFGNVHGVYKPGNVVLTPKILDNSQKYIQEKFGVEKDVNFVFHGGSGSTLEEIREAISYGVIKMNIDTDLQYAFMEGVRKYFDANAAYLQGQIGNPEGPESPNKKYYDPRVWLRAGEVSFKERMIKAFHDLNNVNTLG; this is encoded by the coding sequence ATGAGTAGAAAATTTCCTGCCGGAGTAGCAACCGGAGCTTTAGTTCAAGAAATTATTAAAGATGCTAAAGCAAACCAATATGCATTACCTGCTTGTAACGTAACAGGTTCTTCATCAATCAACGCTGCGATGGAAGCCGCTGTAGAAGTGAACTCGCCTGTAATTATACAATTTTCGAATGGTGGTGCCATCTACAATGCTGGTAAAGGACTTAAAGCAGAAGGACAAACTACTGCTATCAAAGGTGCAATTGCTGGAGCAAAACATATACACGAATTAGCAGAAGCTTATGGAGCAACTGTTATTTTACATACTGATCACTGTGCAAAAAAATTATTACCATGGATTGATGGAATAATGGATGCCAATGAAGATTTCTACAATAAAACAGGTAAAACACTTTACTCATCTCACATGTTAGATCTTTCAGAAGAACCATTGGAAGAGAACGTGGAAACATGTAAACGATACCTAGAACGTATGTCTAAAATCGGAATGACTTTAGAAATGGAGCTAGGAATCACAGGAGGTGAAGAAGATGGTGTCGACAACTCAAATGTGGATAATTCATTATTATACACACAACCTGAGGAAGTTGCTTACGTGTATGAAAACTTAAAATCAGTATCTGATAACTTCTGGATTGCCGCAGCGTTTGGAAACGTACATGGTGTTTATAAACCAGGAAACGTTGTTTTAACGCCAAAAATTTTAGACAACTCTCAAAAATATATTCAAGAAAAATTCGGTGTAGAAAAAGATGTTAATTTCGTATTCCACGGAGGATCAGGTTCTACATTAGAAGAAATTAGAGAAGCGATTAGCTACGGTGTCATCAAAATGAACATCGATACAGATTTACAATATGCTTTCATGGAAGGTGTGCGTAAATATTTTGATGCGAACGCTGCTTACTTACAAGGACAAATCGGAAATCCAGAAGGTCCTGAATCTCCAAACAAAAAATATTATGACCCACGCGTGTGGTTACGTGCAGGTGAAGTTTCATTCAAAGAACGAATGATCAAAGCCTTCCACGATTTAAATAATGTAAACACTTTAGGGTAA
- a CDS encoding ABC transporter permease → MEQQTGSFTQIIFKKLRKSPIGLISFSVIVIAGFITLFAYLFATDSTKNANRQDLAIAYAPIGHRQLTIEVPLPNYTPNRSIEDYFFGKEIDTEQISISDYKVKNNQIIYTPYLGNGLNGEPLTLDVKEWTKYNISIQDIEKKYIFEKTYLLGTDSYGRDFFSRLVIGTRISFLIGFIAVFISLLVGVTLGAIAGYYKGNIDNMIMWLINVIWSIPTLLLVIAITLAIGKGFWQIFIAVGLTMWVEVARVVRGQFLSYREKEFVEAARALGFSDFNIIFKQIMPNIIAPVIVISAANFASAILVESGLSFLGIGAQPPTPSWGNIIKEHYSHIILGKQHLAILPGLAIMILVLGFNIFGNTLRDLMDIKN, encoded by the coding sequence ATGGAGCAGCAAACAGGTTCATTTACTCAAATCATATTTAAAAAATTAAGAAAGAGCCCGATTGGGCTCATTTCTTTTAGTGTCATTGTTATTGCAGGTTTTATTACACTATTTGCTTACTTATTCGCAACTGATTCGACTAAGAATGCTAATCGTCAAGATTTAGCCATTGCATATGCTCCAATTGGCCATCGTCAATTAACAATCGAAGTTCCATTACCAAATTATACCCCCAATCGAAGTATTGAAGATTATTTCTTCGGGAAAGAAATCGATACGGAGCAAATTAGTATCTCAGATTACAAAGTCAAAAACAACCAAATCATTTATACACCTTATTTAGGAAATGGATTGAATGGTGAACCGCTCACTTTAGATGTAAAGGAATGGACCAAGTATAATATCTCCATTCAAGACATAGAAAAGAAATATATTTTCGAAAAAACCTATCTTTTAGGTACGGATAGTTATGGACGTGATTTCTTCTCTCGTTTAGTGATTGGAACACGTATTTCTTTTCTTATTGGATTTATAGCTGTATTTATTTCTCTTTTGGTTGGAGTAACTCTAGGGGCAATTGCAGGTTATTATAAAGGGAACATAGATAACATGATTATGTGGTTAATAAATGTTATCTGGTCTATTCCAACATTATTACTTGTTATCGCAATTACACTAGCGATTGGTAAAGGATTTTGGCAAATTTTTATCGCTGTGGGATTAACCATGTGGGTAGAAGTTGCACGTGTTGTACGTGGTCAATTTTTATCTTATCGCGAAAAAGAATTTGTGGAAGCAGCAAGAGCTTTAGGTTTTAGCGATTTCAATATTATTTTTAAACAAATTATGCCCAATATTATTGCACCAGTTATTGTAATTTCAGCAGCTAATTTTGCCTCTGCTATTTTGGTAGAAAGTGGACTTAGCTTTTTAGGTATTGGAGCCCAACCCCCTACGCCATCTTGGGGAAATATTATTAAAGAACACTATAGCCATATTATATTAGGTAAACAACATCTGGCGATTTTGCCTGGTTTAGCCATAATGATTTTAGTGCTCGGTTTTAATATTTTTGGAAATACACTCCGCGATTTAATGGACATTAAAAATTAA
- a CDS encoding RNA methyltransferase: protein MLSNNVIKIITSLGSKKYRQKYNLFVVEGVKNIGEVIKSSIKVKELFITQDFWPETTSIKKTFIDEKDLKKISFLTTPNVGLALCELPDNPSLEIFEGLALALDDIRDPGNLGTIVRLADWFGIEHILCTKESVDLYNPKVIMSTMGSFSRVNVHYIDLVDYLSAYQGNIFGTFMEGESIYENQLPQEGILVMGNEANGISKAIENLTTHKISIPFFGVKENTESLNVAVATSVILGEFKSQLTRMK from the coding sequence ATGTTATCAAATAACGTTATTAAGATAATAACTTCTTTAGGTTCTAAAAAATATAGACAAAAATATAATTTGTTTGTTGTAGAAGGTGTTAAAAATATAGGAGAAGTTATAAAAAGTTCCATTAAGGTAAAGGAATTATTTATTACTCAGGACTTTTGGCCAGAGACGACTTCGATTAAAAAAACATTTATTGATGAAAAGGATTTGAAAAAAATTAGTTTTTTAACAACTCCTAATGTCGGATTAGCCCTTTGTGAGCTTCCTGATAACCCAAGTTTAGAAATATTTGAGGGATTAGCTTTGGCGTTAGATGATATTCGCGATCCAGGAAACTTAGGAACGATTGTTCGTTTAGCAGATTGGTTTGGGATTGAACATATCTTATGTACAAAGGAATCGGTCGATTTATACAATCCTAAAGTCATTATGTCGACAATGGGTTCTTTTTCTCGTGTAAATGTCCATTATATTGATTTAGTGGATTATTTATCAGCATATCAAGGTAATATTTTCGGAACCTTTATGGAAGGGGAGTCGATTTATGAAAACCAATTGCCCCAAGAAGGTATTCTTGTGATGGGCAATGAAGCCAATGGAATTTCGAAAGCGATTGAAAATTTAACGACACACAAAATCAGTATTCCATTTTTTGGAGTGAAAGAAAATACTGAAAGTCTTAATGTTGCAGTGGCAACCAGTGTGATTTTAGGTGAATTCAAGTCGCAATTAACTCGAATGAAATAA
- a CDS encoding T9SS type B sorting domain-containing protein: MKKLFYLFFLLFSTPLIQAQTCEYIRDHLGQVNETVVGCNFSFENSCIRLTSDFPTIANSNTYQIEQISYRPIGNFNDGTPLQAHADDQYIHRIDFNSIGNEPFLFTFFGEVKESVILSSNGFISFNSNFSVGDYSNPLLDNQSIPNPFLPSSSIFGVFQDFNFSLNNDSEIYTEVIGEYPCRKLIFNFYNARFTGNNQTATFQIVLHELNSKIEVHIQNKPTPEQGVRFRSSLIGIVNQTGSGYAAPNRNTGIWNASNESYVFTPSGPSITPQRITWTNSVNSTQTSSNSLNVCNMSPTTYTATATYEMNGYRFTIKDQHQIQFEPNYPLVKNHSEVICNTNESLTQARFYSNLNSQTNHNLFRYKFYTNRNDAINNTTNFLSPNQNLQSNQTYFVRIENASNFNCYDIATLELKSTVTFPSHVEICDTYNDRQEDYILNNLNCQLFENIPNVSNIRYYINNQSTPVTRANLNQNTTLKVQYNLPGCRDLLSSEIHVRFINSPQIITPEISFESYEEIFDVITNNNPIYREPFAWNEQLQNLGITLSNDENTTVKAFLNLDDALNNRNAIQYIQEGNATSDYRYIMYFRIENENKDCKGFCGNIVTVNARVKFKRIILNIDDADTDNPIDNPLIYDEESADIYLCGSENYERNLLTDLLSIFHVTNFDLSQLRITFHTSYNTANNLSHNGIDPDIVINANATYLVRLELPYTGSQDPAPQQFVVKPLLYTLVPSTPIVDKINICVDYSISEKNIILSEYISHIINERYLNLQPRPIVTFYSDALATNEITQLNVTSTSQRIWVKIKYTQTENSCEQISPLDFRLVALESIVKSIHQVELNCDHNNDNQEMVNLNDYMHEFVDNPSDYTFEFYRNYNATTNTYSNRINSPSNFIIDDDITIYIKLIQNNLEGGCSQKLELNILYNIQPDHTIKLKPQANLLLCNEANSPYVYFDLERSVSQSYLDSNPPIEDFITSIKYYESRDDAMVGNDNFIQNVNQYGIELDRPRVIIYVRYENLYGCFSVAQIQLEIIGLIKLKNDLKIDVCDTNFDGRYHFDLREWIHQATRDDDTNNDLLIDENANRVADYKFYLNLTDYNSGRALTPEEEQQFLLDPSIHQTLILGATIEGGCIDHVPVEINYLTYETFQYQYPELCDENNDGIETIDLTIFESHHPNAYFTYYQSLEDLNTQSNPITTPHQLEYTFSMGSTIYFTIEQVDVHCKNLGMISINLKSTPMVHIEDYKICPYDAVTIFPDTTPWEIQQFEWYDMNNMLISNENKITLNEVGNYRLVLTATNGCTFTEEFEISHFDLPIIEEIIFQQNSATVIASGNRSILYSMNAIDWQSSSTFTDLTNGLHQFYIKYTDENCIVGPYEGIIPIIHNTISPNGDGMNDLWIIRDLHVFTGQMAKLEIFDRFGKRLFQQESNTQLIWDGKKDGKPLPSSSYWYTIDLPDGRKYTGYINVLNKNE; this comes from the coding sequence ATGAAAAAATTATTTTACCTATTTTTTCTACTATTTTCTACACCTTTAATTCAAGCACAAACGTGTGAATATATTCGAGATCATCTGGGTCAAGTGAATGAAACTGTTGTTGGATGCAATTTTTCATTCGAAAATTCTTGCATACGTCTTACCTCCGATTTTCCCACCATTGCCAATTCGAACACCTATCAAATTGAACAGATTTCATATCGTCCAATTGGAAATTTTAATGATGGTACCCCATTACAAGCCCATGCGGACGATCAATACATTCATCGGATTGATTTCAATTCTATTGGTAATGAACCTTTTCTTTTTACCTTTTTTGGTGAAGTAAAAGAAAGTGTAATTCTCAGCTCCAATGGATTTATATCTTTCAATTCTAATTTTAGTGTGGGTGATTATAGCAACCCTTTATTAGACAATCAATCCATTCCAAATCCATTTCTTCCTTCTAGTTCTATATTTGGTGTTTTTCAGGATTTTAATTTTAGTTTAAACAATGATTCCGAAATCTATACTGAAGTTATTGGAGAATATCCATGCCGAAAATTAATTTTCAATTTTTATAATGCGCGCTTTACAGGAAACAATCAAACCGCTACATTTCAAATTGTATTGCATGAATTAAATAGTAAAATCGAAGTACATATTCAAAATAAACCTACTCCAGAACAAGGTGTTCGCTTTAGAAGTAGTTTAATAGGAATCGTCAATCAGACCGGAAGTGGATATGCAGCACCAAACCGTAATACTGGAATATGGAATGCCTCGAATGAGTCCTATGTATTTACACCTTCGGGTCCATCCATAACTCCACAACGTATCACTTGGACAAATTCGGTTAACTCCACGCAAACCTCATCCAATTCATTAAATGTTTGTAATATGTCTCCTACAACATATACAGCTACTGCTACCTATGAAATGAATGGATACAGGTTTACGATCAAAGATCAACATCAGATTCAATTTGAACCGAATTATCCCTTAGTAAAAAATCATTCCGAAGTTATTTGTAATACAAACGAATCCTTGACACAAGCTCGTTTTTATTCTAATTTAAATTCTCAAACCAATCACAATTTATTTCGATATAAATTTTATACCAATCGTAATGATGCCATAAATAATACTACAAATTTCTTAAGTCCAAATCAAAATTTACAAAGCAATCAAACGTATTTTGTTCGGATTGAAAACGCATCTAATTTTAATTGTTACGATATCGCTACTTTAGAATTAAAAAGTACCGTTACATTTCCATCTCATGTAGAAATTTGTGACACGTACAATGATCGTCAAGAAGACTATATTTTAAATAATCTGAATTGTCAACTTTTTGAGAATATCCCAAATGTTTCGAACATTCGATACTACATAAATAACCAATCGACTCCAGTAACTCGTGCCAATCTAAATCAAAATACGACATTAAAAGTTCAATATAATTTACCCGGATGCCGAGATTTACTCTCATCTGAAATTCATGTACGATTCATCAACAGTCCACAGATCATTACTCCTGAAATTTCTTTTGAATCGTATGAAGAAATATTTGATGTCATTACCAATAATAATCCTATTTATCGTGAACCTTTTGCATGGAATGAGCAATTACAAAATCTTGGAATTACTTTATCGAATGATGAAAACACCACTGTAAAAGCCTTTCTAAACCTTGATGATGCACTTAATAATCGAAATGCAATTCAATATATACAAGAAGGAAATGCCACATCAGACTATCGATACATTATGTATTTCCGAATCGAAAATGAAAATAAAGATTGCAAAGGATTTTGTGGAAATATTGTAACCGTTAATGCCCGTGTTAAATTCAAGAGGATTATTTTAAACATTGATGATGCAGACACTGATAATCCGATCGATAATCCTTTAATTTATGATGAAGAGAGCGCTGATATCTATTTATGTGGTAGCGAAAATTATGAACGTAATTTATTAACTGATCTGTTATCTATTTTTCATGTTACAAATTTTGACCTTTCACAACTTAGAATCACGTTTCATACGTCCTACAACACAGCGAATAACCTTTCACATAATGGTATTGATCCCGATATCGTTATTAATGCGAATGCTACGTATTTGGTCCGATTAGAATTACCTTATACAGGATCTCAGGATCCCGCACCACAACAATTTGTTGTAAAACCTTTGCTGTATACTCTAGTACCATCGACACCAATAGTAGACAAAATCAATATATGTGTAGATTATTCAATCTCTGAAAAAAATATTATTCTAAGTGAGTATATTTCTCATATAATCAATGAACGTTATCTCAATCTTCAACCTCGTCCAATTGTAACATTTTATAGCGATGCTCTTGCAACAAATGAAATTACTCAACTGAATGTCACTTCTACGTCGCAACGAATTTGGGTTAAAATAAAATATACGCAAACTGAAAACAGTTGTGAACAAATATCACCTTTAGACTTTAGATTAGTTGCATTAGAAAGTATTGTCAAATCTATACATCAGGTCGAATTGAATTGTGATCACAATAACGACAATCAAGAAATGGTGAATTTAAACGACTATATGCATGAATTTGTCGATAATCCATCTGATTATACCTTTGAATTTTATCGAAACTACAATGCCACGACAAATACTTATTCTAACCGAATCAATAGCCCTTCTAATTTCATTATCGATGATGATATCACAATATACATTAAACTTATTCAAAATAATTTGGAAGGAGGTTGCAGTCAAAAATTAGAATTAAATATTCTTTATAATATTCAACCCGATCATACCATCAAATTAAAACCACAAGCCAATTTATTATTATGCAATGAAGCCAATTCGCCATACGTTTATTTTGATCTAGAGCGTTCTGTTTCGCAGTCCTATTTGGATAGTAATCCACCTATCGAAGATTTTATTACATCTATAAAATATTATGAATCCCGAGATGATGCAATGGTGGGAAATGACAATTTTATTCAAAACGTCAATCAATATGGTATCGAATTGGATAGACCACGTGTCATAATTTATGTTCGTTATGAGAATCTATACGGCTGCTTCAGTGTAGCACAAATACAATTGGAAATCATTGGATTAATTAAACTTAAGAATGATTTAAAAATTGATGTTTGTGACACCAATTTTGATGGCAGATATCATTTTGATTTAAGAGAATGGATTCATCAAGCGACAAGGGATGATGATACGAACAATGATTTATTAATTGATGAAAATGCCAACCGTGTAGCCGATTATAAATTTTATTTAAACTTAACCGATTATAACAGCGGAAGAGCATTAACACCAGAGGAAGAACAACAATTTTTATTGGATCCTTCAATTCATCAAACTTTAATTTTAGGAGCTACTATAGAAGGTGGCTGTATCGACCATGTTCCAGTAGAGATAAATTATTTGACTTATGAAACTTTTCAATATCAATATCCCGAATTATGTGATGAGAATAATGACGGTATTGAAACCATTGATTTGACAATTTTTGAAAGCCATCACCCCAATGCATATTTTACATATTATCAAAGTTTAGAGGATTTAAACACTCAGTCCAATCCAATAACAACCCCACATCAGTTAGAATATACATTTTCTATGGGATCGACCATTTACTTTACGATAGAACAAGTAGATGTCCACTGTAAGAATTTAGGAATGATTAGCATCAATTTAAAGTCCACTCCAATGGTTCATATTGAAGATTATAAAATATGTCCTTATGATGCTGTAACAATTTTTCCTGATACAACCCCTTGGGAAATTCAGCAATTTGAATGGTATGACATGAATAATATGCTAATTTCTAATGAAAATAAAATTACACTTAACGAAGTTGGAAACTACCGTTTGGTTTTGACTGCAACGAATGGATGTACATTTACAGAAGAATTTGAAATTTCACATTTTGATCTCCCAATAATCGAAGAAATTATATTTCAACAAAATTCTGCCACAGTGATTGCTTCTGGTAATCGTTCGATTTTATATTCAATGAATGCTATTGATTGGCAATCGAGTTCCACTTTTACAGATTTAACCAATGGATTACATCAATTTTACATTAAATACACAGACGAAAATTGTATTGTAGGACCTTATGAAGGCATTATTCCAATCATTCATAACACCATTTCTCCGAATGGAGACGGGATGAATGATCTATGGATAATTCGAGATTTACATGTATTTACTGGGCAAATGGCAAAACTCGAAATTTTTGATCGTTTTGGCAAACGCCTATTTCAACAAGAAAGTAATACTCAATTGATATGGGATGGTAAAAAGGATGGCAAACCTCTTCCATCTAGCAGCTATTGGTACACCATTGATTTACCGGACGGACGGAAATACACAGGTTATATTAATGTGCTCAACAAAAATGAATAA
- the accD gene encoding acetyl-CoA carboxylase, carboxyltransferase subunit beta, giving the protein MPWFIRRKKNITTPTESKKDVQKGLWYKTPSGKIIETEELKANCYVSPEDDHHVQIGSEEYFEILFDDGKYKELDTNVQSKDPLNWTDTQPYVDRLKSIKKKTGLTDSIRTGAGKVEGREIVISCMDFKFIGGSLGSVMGEKIARAIDYCIKNKVPYVIITQSGGARMMEAAISLMQLAKVEAKLVQLSEHQIPYITILTNPSFGGITASFGSIGDVIMAEPGALIGFAGPRVIKETIGRDLPEGFQTSEFLLEKGFVDMIVHRKKMKGKLKEVVDMLMPIN; this is encoded by the coding sequence ATGCCTTGGTTTATAAGACGTAAGAAAAATATCACTACTCCTACTGAGTCTAAAAAAGATGTACAAAAAGGATTATGGTATAAAACTCCTTCTGGGAAAATTATCGAAACAGAAGAATTAAAAGCAAACTGTTACGTTAGTCCAGAAGATGATCATCACGTGCAAATTGGTTCGGAAGAATATTTCGAAATCTTATTTGATGATGGTAAGTACAAAGAACTTGATACAAATGTGCAAAGTAAAGATCCATTAAATTGGACAGATACACAACCATATGTTGATCGTTTAAAATCAATCAAGAAAAAAACAGGTTTAACAGACTCTATCCGTACTGGAGCTGGTAAAGTAGAAGGACGAGAAATTGTAATTTCTTGTATGGATTTCAAATTCATTGGAGGTTCTTTAGGATCTGTAATGGGTGAAAAAATTGCTCGTGCAATTGATTATTGTATTAAAAATAAAGTTCCTTATGTAATTATCACTCAATCAGGTGGTGCACGTATGATGGAAGCTGCTATTTCGTTAATGCAATTGGCAAAAGTTGAAGCAAAATTGGTTCAATTATCAGAACATCAAATACCATACATTACAATTTTAACCAATCCATCATTTGGAGGAATCACCGCATCTTTTGGATCGATTGGTGACGTGATTATGGCAGAACCAGGAGCTTTAATCGGATTCGCTGGTCCTCGTGTAATTAAAGAAACAATTGGTCGCGATTTACCGGAAGGATTCCAAACTTCTGAATTCCTATTAGAAAAAGGATTCGTTGATATGATTGTTCATCGTAAAAAGATGAAAGGAAAATTAAAAGAAGTAGTTGATATGTTAATGCCTATCAACTAA
- a CDS encoding serine hydrolase domain-containing protein produces MRIIGVLAASFLLTFASCGKEADKQTTNAVDPNAPPRFDSIDWSSETKHPVLTAQEIEKYRGVVSKFYKDFWQGTNVSGGLLVAKNGKIIFEQYSGLADVEKKTPITSETPIHIASISKVFTGLAILKLVESNKIQLDQKVNTILPTFPYPETTIRHLLNHRSGLPNYANVLWEMKLEDRNNPVTNEQVLDVFATHKVGLVRNVNTGFFYSNTNYLMLALIIEKIQKMPYPQAMKYMIFDPVGLENTFVFEYDKHNDKVSSSYGYAGTKWAWDHLDKTYGDKNIYSTPRDILKLDQAMYSDKFISKALKDEAYKGYSYESKGYKNYGLGMRLLEYENGEKLMYHNGWWHGNNTVFVHDVKNNFTVVALGNRQNKAIYSAFRLAGIHDTYPIKVPSKDSIR; encoded by the coding sequence ATGAGAATTATAGGTGTTCTTGCTGCTTCTTTTTTGTTAACTTTTGCAAGTTGCGGAAAAGAAGCAGACAAACAAACAACTAATGCTGTAGATCCTAATGCGCCTCCAAGGTTTGATTCAATCGATTGGTCAAGTGAAACTAAACATCCAGTTTTAACTGCTCAAGAAATTGAAAAATACCGAGGTGTCGTATCAAAATTTTATAAGGATTTTTGGCAAGGTACAAATGTAAGTGGTGGGTTATTGGTTGCAAAAAATGGAAAGATTATCTTCGAACAATATTCTGGTTTAGCAGATGTAGAGAAGAAAACTCCAATTACTTCTGAAACGCCTATTCATATAGCTTCTATATCAAAAGTTTTTACTGGTTTAGCCATTTTAAAATTAGTAGAGAGCAATAAAATCCAATTGGATCAAAAGGTAAATACTATATTGCCAACATTTCCTTATCCTGAAACAACGATCAGACATTTATTAAATCACCGCAGTGGTTTACCGAATTATGCGAATGTATTGTGGGAAATGAAATTGGAAGATCGAAATAATCCGGTTACTAATGAGCAAGTATTGGATGTTTTTGCAACACATAAAGTAGGATTAGTACGTAATGTGAATACAGGCTTTTTTTACTCGAACACCAATTATTTGATGTTGGCATTGATTATTGAAAAAATCCAAAAGATGCCTTACCCTCAGGCAATGAAATATATGATTTTTGATCCTGTGGGGTTAGAAAACACATTTGTTTTTGAATACGATAAGCATAATGATAAGGTTTCTTCTTCCTACGGTTATGCAGGAACGAAATGGGCTTGGGATCATTTAGATAAAACGTATGGTGATAAAAATATATATTCAACTCCGAGAGATATTTTAAAATTGGATCAAGCCATGTATTCCGATAAATTTATTTCAAAAGCCTTAAAAGATGAAGCATATAAAGGTTATAGCTATGAGTCGAAAGGTTATAAAAACTATGGGTTAGGAATGCGTTTATTGGAATATGAAAATGGGGAAAAACTAATGTATCATAACGGATGGTGGCATGGAAATAACACAGTTTTTGTTCATGATGTTAAAAATAATTTTACCGTTGTCGCCTTAGGAAATCGTCAAAACAAAGCGATTTATAGTGCATTTCGATTAGCGGGTATTCATGATACTTATCCCATCAAAGTTCCTTCAAAGGATTCGATTCGATAA